A DNA window from Lachancea thermotolerans CBS 6340 chromosome G complete sequence contains the following coding sequences:
- the PFK26 gene encoding 6-phosphofructo-2-kinase (similar to uniprot|P40433 Saccharomyces cerevisiae YIL107C PFK26 6-phosphofructo-2-kinase inhibited by phosphoenolpyruvate and sn-glycerol 3- phosphate has negligible fructose-2 6-bisphosphatase activity transcriptional regulation involves protein kinase A), whose amino-acid sequence MFKPVQFSDSTTAPSSDSEVEPLESHQSEHQKHVRLDVGSENSPPISPNAPENGLPEFQKRPLSDTPVGSYWNSPSDSQETSSDSTPIPSPHGSSSNLRQFETALGEDGESKTSNNSHFIHPKVRPTTIDVPGLTKSRTSPDGTISNKDPGSKLVIVMVGLPATGKSFITNKLSRFLNYSMYYCKVFNVGNTRRQFAKEHNLQDQDSNFFDPNNPESKKLREKWAMDTLDQLLDYLLDGPGSVGIFDATNSTKNRRKKVLEKIYSRNNQIKVLYLESVCSDKTTVEKNIQLKLFGPDYKGKDPEASLQDFKERLSNYVRAYEPVEDDEDLQYIKMIDVGKKVISYNIQGFLASQTVYYLLNFNLAERQIWITRNGESEYNVQGKIGGDSDLTLRGKRYAQALSRFIDKQRISFTEHEMKAHMESNPDGKNFSATEFFVWTSMLNRAVQTGNYFNEDDYPIKQMRMLDELSAGDCEGLTYAEIQAKHPDEFEERLNDKLRYRYPGIGGESYMDVINRLRPVITEIERIKENLLIVTHRVVARVLLGYFLNLSRDIIANLDVPLHCVYCLEPKPYGVTWSLYEYDESTDDFFKVPHTELNTMKVKEVGLVHSERRYSIVPTAPPSVANTKGEFLANNASSTSLAKTALPRLPVVGGGTSIARPGRRPQLISATSSRFARNNSNNKDGASERSISTPPLTGGRKEIELNKLNEKLAQLNASESKENTGSKPVMSRSQSEL is encoded by the coding sequence ATGTTCAAGCCTGTGCAGTTCTCGGATAGCACCACTGCACCAAGTTCAGACTCAGAAGTCGAACCCCTAGAAAGTCACCAGTCCGAGCACCAAAAACACGTCCGCCTGGACGTTGGTTCAGAAAACTCTCCTCCCATATCACCAAATGCACCTGAGAATGGCCTACCAGAATTCCAGAAGCGTCCTTTGAGTGATACGCCCGTCGGGTCATACTGGAATTCACCCAGTGATTCGCAAGAGACTTCGAGCGACTCTACTCCTATTCCATCACCCCACGGTAGCTCCAGCAACCTGCGCCAGTTCGAAACAGCTTTAGGAGAGGATGGtgaatcaaaaacatctAACAACAGTCATTTTATACATCCTAAAGTGAGGCCTACTACCATCGATGTGCCCGGCTTAACAAAATCCAGAACATCGCCTGATGGTACCATCTCCAACAAAGACCCAGGCTCAAAGCTCGTCATTGTAATGGTTGGACTACCTGCTACAGGGAAGTCATTTATCACAAATAAGCTTTCTCGATTTTTGAATTATTCCATGTACTACTGCAAAGTCTTCAATGTTGGCAACACACGCCGGCAGTTTGCAAAAGAGCATAATCTACAAGACCAAGACTCAAACTTCTTCGATCCAAACAACCCTGAAAGCAAGAAGCTACGGGAGAAATGGGCAATGGATACCTTAGATCAGCTTTTGGACTACCTGCTAGACGGTCCTGGTTCTGTAGGTATATTCGATGCGACCAACTCCACCAAGAACCGACGCAAAAAAGTCTTGGAAAAAATTTATTCCAGGAACAACCAGATCAAAGTGCTCTATTTGGAAAGTGTTTGCTCTGACAAGACAACAGTTGAGAAAAATATCcagctcaagctttttgggcCAGACTACAAAGGCAAAGATCCCGAAGCTTCCCTACAGGACTTTAAAGAAAGGCTCTCGAATTATGTGAGAGCCTATGAACCTGTTGAGGACGATGAAGACCTTCAATATATTAAAATGATTGACGTTGGAAAAAAAGTCATTTCATATAATATACAGGGCTTCCTTGCATCACAGACAGTTTACTATCTATTGAATTTCAATTTGGCAGAGAGGCAGATATGGATTACAAGAAACGGTGAAAGTGAGTACAACGTTCAAGGAAAAATAGGTGGAGACTCAGATTTAACGCTACGAGGGAAGCGTTATGCACAAGCTTTGTCCAGATTTATTGACAAGCAAAGAATAAGTTTTACGGAGCACGAAATGAAGGCACACATGGAGAGCAACCCAGACGGTAAAAACTTCAGTGCTACCGAATTTTTCGTTTGGACCTCGATGTTGAATCGAGCTGTGCAAACGGGCAATTACTTCAATGAAGATGATTATCCCATCAAGCAAATGCGTATGTTGGATGAATTAAGTGCTGGTGATTGCGAAGGCCTGACTTATGCTGAAATTCAAGCAAAGCACCCTGACGAATTTGAGGAAAGATTGAACGACAAGCTAAGATATAGATATCCAGGTATCGGCGGGGAGTCATACATGGACGTTATCAATCGTTTGAGACCAGTGATTACCGAAATCGAAagaatcaaagaaaacttaTTGATAGTCACGCACCGCGTCGTGGCGCGCGTGTTACTAGgatattttttgaatttaagCAGAGACATCATAGCCAATCTCGATGTTCCTCTTCACTGTGTTTATTGCCTGGAGCCTAAACCATATGGGGTTACTTGGTCTCTATATGAGTATGACGAGAGCACAgatgatttcttcaaagtccCTCACACAGAGCTCAACACCATGAAAGTCAAAGAGGTCGGACTAGTCCACTCTGAAAGACGCTACTCAATTGTTCCAACTGCTCCCCCAAGTGTTGCGAACACAAAAGGTGAATTCTTGGCCAATAACGCTAGCTCCACGAGTCTGGCCAAAACAGCCTTGCCAAGGCTTCCAGTTGTTGGCGGTGGAACATCTATTGCGCGACCAGGTAGAAGACCACAGTTGAtttcagcaacttcaagcagGTTTGCAAGGAACAATTCAAACAATAAAGACGGGGCGAGCGAAAGGTCTATTTCAACCCCGCCGCTAACAGGTGGACGTAAAGAGATTGAATTAAACAAACTTAACGAAAAGCTGGCTCAACTGAATGCATCCGAAAGCAAGGAAAATACAGGATCCAAACCGGTTATGAGCAGAAGCCAGAGCGAACTTTAG
- the MOB1 gene encoding Mob1p (similar to uniprot|P40484 Saccharomyces cerevisiae YIL106W MOB1 Mps One Binder (putative) transcriptional regulator involved in mitosis): MSFLQNFPGQTIRSTRGFKWNTTRAPFHQDGQSSPTLGENGPPMFQTPQKANNQAITDYNYTPSHQKPYLDASQGTTVSSHKDLKEIVETTLGSQGVLNQAVKLPKGEDVSEWIAVHCVDFYNQINMFYGAITEFCSPESCPRMIATNEYEYLWYVKPGSPPLSVSAPKYVEYLMKWCQDQFDDETVFPSKPNVPFASNFVESNARPILKRLFRIYAHIYCHHFNEILELNLQTVLNTSFRHFCLFTQEFQLLRKQDYGPLLELVQELKDR, from the exons ATGTcgtttcttcaaaattt CCCTGGACAGACCATAAGATCCACAAGAGGTTTCAAGTGGAATACGACCCGGGCGCCGTTCCATCAGGATGGTCAGTCAAGCCCAACGCTTGGCGAGAATGGTCCTCCAATGTTCCAAACACCGCAGAAGGCTAACAATCAAGCAATCACCGACTACAATTACACGCCGTCACATCAGAAGCCTTATCTGGATGCATCGCAAGGAACCACTGTTTCTTCTCATAAAGACCTCAAGGAAATCGTAGAGACCACTCTGGGTTCACAGGGCGTCTTAAATCAGGCTGTCAAGCTGCCAAAGGGAGAAGATGTCAGCGAGTGGATTGCCGTGCATTGTGTGGATTTCTACAACCAGATCAACATGTTCTACGGAGCAATTACAGAATTCTGTTCTCCAGAATCTTGTCCTCGCATGATAGCCACAAACGAGTATGAATATTTGTGGTACGTCAAGCCGGGATCACCGCCTTTATCGGTCTCGGCTCCCAAATACGTTGAGTACCTCATGAAATGGTGCCAGGACCAATTCGACGACGAGACTGTCTTCCCTTCAAAGCCCAATGTCCCATTTGCCTCAAATTTTGTCGAGTCCAATGCAAGGCCTATACTGAAGAGGTTATTCAGAATTTACGCCCACATTTACTGCCATCATTTTAACGAGATTTTGGAGCTCAACTTACAGACTGTGCTGAATACAAGTTTTAGGCACTTTTGTTTGTTCACACAGGAATTTCAGCTCCTCAGGAAACAAGATTACGGACCGCTGCTTGAACTCGTCCAGGAATTAAAGGACAGGTAA
- the ALG11 gene encoding alpha-1,2-mannosyltransferase ALG11 (similar to uniprot|P53954 Saccharomyces cerevisiae YNL048W ALG11 Alpha-1 2-mannosyltransferase catalyzes addition of the terminal alpha 1 2-Man to the Man5GlcNAc2-PP-dolichol intermediate during asparagine- linked glycosylation in the ER): MSINEVLAIIATALAASVFIAKVLAGFLPHFFRAPPAQWRLRVNKAMMRAENSPNKVPALDFGWKNGSVRRQMIRASYQPSAYTNKMSTQKLVVGTEDRANRESFVNRLAHNLRTFDRKIYGYFHPYCNAGGGGEKVLWKAVETTLQKDPNGVVAIYTGDNDVSGEEILSNVIKRFEYNLDASRIVFIFLTKRDFVDPKKWPRLTLLGQAFGSAVLAAEALFKLTPDVWCDTMGYPFTYPIVHFLVNVPVVTYTHYPVISSDMLQKLVLTPGFKNNLKLRLKYYYWKIFMLLYTFTGKFVTIATTNSTWTQNHISRIWPQKSKRIIYPPCSTENLAFGEDGSKWTRKNQAVIIAQFRPEKRHNLIIRSFGSALKKASAQELRAMPKLIFIGSTRGQNDRNYVETLKTLSYETLGISNDLIEFKTDCEYEEMKKHLRTSSYGINAMWNEHFGIAVVEYIASGLIPLVHASAGPLLDIVVPWDSTQQKQANNATEDNRTGFFFRDPSDPDFSSQHNSEYPTLESLFIKIMSLTNDEKLSITRRGKNCVLNKFSDQKFAEQWRSVLEDIPPADSAI, from the coding sequence ATGTCGATCAATGAGGTTTTGGCAATCATTGCCACTGCATTGGCGGCTTCCGTCTTTATTGCCAAGGTTCTTGCTGGCTTTTTGCCTCACTTCTTTCGCGCACCACCCGCTCAGTGGAGGCTGCGAGTGAACAAAGCTATGATGAGGGCGGAGAACAGCCCAAATAAAGTGCCGGCACTCGACTTTGGGTGGAAAAATGGCAGCGTAAGGCGCCAAATGATCAGGGCTTCGTATCAGCCGTCAGCGTACACAAACAAGATGTCAACCCAAAAATTAGTTGTGGGTACTGAGGATCGTGCCAACAGAGAGTCGTTCGTCAACCGCCTCGCGCATAATCTAAGAACCTTCGATCGAAAAATCTACGGCTACTTCCATCCCTACTGTAACGCTGGTGGTGGCGGCGAAAAAGTGCTCTGGAAAGCCGTAGAGACTACTCTACAGAAAGACCCCAACGGTGTAGTCGCCATCTACACAGGCGACAATGATGTGAGCGGCGAAGAAATTCTAAGCAATGTTATCAAAAGGTTTGAGTACAATCTTGACGCCTCGAGAATTGTGTTCATATTTCTCACTAAAAGGGATTTCGTTGACCCTAAAAAATGGCCACGATTGACACTCTTGGGCCAGGCCTTCGGTTCTGCTGTCCTTGCTGCAGAGGCACTTTTCAAGTTAACACCAGATGTTTGGTGTGACACAATGGGATATCCATTCACCTATCCCATTgttcattttcttgtaaatgTTCCAGTCGTGACTTATACTCACTATCCAGTAATTTCCTCCGATATGCTGCAGAAACTCGTCCTTACTCCTGggttcaagaacaatttGAAGCTGAGGCTGAAATACTACTACTGGAAAATATTCATGCTCTTATACACATTTACTGGCAAGTTTGTTACTATTGCTACAACCAATTCAACTTGGACTCAAAACCACATAAGTCGCATTTGGCCCCAAAAATCTAAAAGAATTATCTATCCTCCTTGCTCAACTGAAAATCTGGCTTTTGGTGAGGATGGAAGCAAATGGACGAGAAAAAACCAAGCAGTTATCATAGCGCAGTTTCGACCTGAAAAGAGGCATAATTTGATTATAAGATCTTTCGGCTCTGCGCTGAAAAAGGCATCCGCTCAGGAGCTTCGTGCCATGCCAAAACTCATTTTTATTGGCTCTACAAGAGGACAGAATGACCGGAATTATGTGGAGACGCTCAAAACTCTCAGTTATGAGACATTAGGGATCTCGAATGACCTAATAGAATTCAAAACAGACTGCGAGTATgaagaaatgaagaaacaTCTACGCACGTCTTCATATGGAATCAACGCAATGTGGAATGAACACTTTGGAATTGCGGTCGTGGAATACATTGCATCTGGGCTAATACCGCTTGTCCATGCATCAGCAGGCCCTTTGCTTGATATAGTCGTGCCTTGGGACTCCACTCAGCAAAAGCAAGCAAACAACGCTACTGAAGATAATAGAACTgggtttttttttagagACCCAAGCGACCCAGATTTCTCATCGCAACATAACTCTGAGTACCCGACATTAGAAAGTCTCTTTATCAAGATCATGAGCCTTACAAACGACGAGAAGCTTTCGATAACTCGAAGAGGCAAGAACTGTGTTCTTAACAAATTCTCTGATCAAAAATTTGCTGAGCAATGGAGGTCAGTGCTGGAAGACATACCACCTGCCGATTCAGCAAtttga
- the SLM1 gene encoding phosphatidylinositol 4,5-bisphosphate-binding protein (similar to uniprot|P40485 Saccharomyces cerevisiae YIL105C SLM1 Phosphoinositide PI4 5P(2) binding protein forms a complex with Slm2p acts downstream of Mss4p in a pathway regulating actin cytoskeleton organization in response to stress phosphorylated by the Tor2p-containing complex TORC2): MSNRNTMNSGISDLTTQQQQELQRIPSNFAPQGVEGGAKSMTSHDHRTYMQRTDNGQLTASHTPYPVENGSSVDGARDSAQYGPASPEIPTGMFQHQKSHAASLASGSTSETGRPRVSQQWVHSATKQLDPRSPVVILLPTSANPTEVLAQRFAAWRSVIRSILVYLTETVSIQDEIVRQQLRLSHAVNFPFFSTENQHQPSTVEEKAIQKYFLPLGNGSIQDLPSILSQYHSQMANGALKMSKELANDVIPRLEDLRGDLLIKIKEIKSLQSDFKNACAKELQQTRHGLKHFNEAVEAARYGAPKHDPHLVKMSLEKQIRRQLNEENLLHEAFDNLQGSGRELEKVVVMEIQNALSIYARLLGQNAQVVFDALISKLDVGFLNKEPVFEWDNFISKDPNFIEPNLPSRHARDIVYKYQDDPLTFEVKSGFLERRSKFLKSYSKGFYLLTPSFLHEFKTPDRKRDLIPVMSLSLNDCTVAEHSKKGSSEHKFILHAKQNGIIHRGHNWVFRAESYESMMMWFEDLKKLTSTSNPMEKAKFVTTRLSLDANRKHHQRNPSIKASGGKTSQRMSTPVQGGRPTSYGTPNLDNQTNTNTSISIPDTEINGHPMNINQPRVSQDSGEGAYNGNIYIETIRDNDHYRENKLNSPRSQ; this comes from the coding sequence ATGTCTAATCGCAACACGATGAATTCTGGCATCTCAGATCTCACAacacaacaacaacaggaGCTGCAACGAATTCCCTCCAATTTTGCGCCACAAGGAGTGGAGGGCGGTGCAAAGAGCATGACCTCGCACGACCACAGAACATACATGCAACGGACAGACAACGGGCAACTTACAGCGTCCCATACGCCATATCCTGTGGAGAACGGATCATCCGTGGACGGCGCTCGAGACTCAGCTCAATACGGGCCCGCAAGTCCCGAAATACCGACAGGTATGTTTCAACACCAAAAGAGCCATGCTGCGTCCCTGGCCAGTGGCTCGACGTCCGAGACGGGCAGGCCGCGAGTTTCACAGCAGTGGGTTCATTCTGCAACCAAGCAGTTGGACCCCAGATCACCTGTTGTAATATTACTCCCAACCTCTGCAAACCCCACCGAGGTGCTCGCGCAACGCTTCGCGGCCTGGAGGTCCGTGATACGTTCTATCCTTGTCTACTTAACTGAGACTGTGTCCATACAGGATGAAATCGTGAGGCAGCAGCTCCGACTCTCACATGCAGTGAACTtcccttttttttcaactgAGAACCAGCATCAACCGTCaactgttgaagaaaaggccaTTCAAAAATACTTTTTGCCTCTTGGAAATGGCTCTATACAGGATTTGCCTAGCATTCTTTCCCAGTACCATTCGCAAATGGCTAACGGGGCACTTAAAATGTCGAAGGAATTAGCAAATGATGTTATTCCAAGGCTTGAAGACCTAAGGGGGGATCTTTTGATTAAAATCAAGGAAATCAAGAGTCTTCAATCGGATTTCAAAAACGCGTGCGCAAAGGAATTACAGCAAACAAGACACGGCCTCAAGCATTTTAATGAAGCTGTAGAAGCAGCTCGTTATGGCGCTCCCAAACATGATCCTCACCTTGTCAAGATGTCCCTCGAAAAGCAAATTAGGAGACAGCTGAATGAAGAGAACTTGTTGCATGAAGCCTTTGATAACCTTCAGGGGTCTGGAAGGGAGTTGGAGAAGGTCGTTGTGATGGAAATTCAGAATGCATTGTCAATCTACGCCCGACTCCTCGGCCAGAACGCCCAGGTTGTATTTGACGCCCTGATTTCCAAGCTTGACGTTGGATTCCTCAACAAGGAACCCGTTTTCGAATGGGATAATTTTATCTCTAAAGACCCTAATTTCATCGAGCCTAACCTGCCTTCTAGACACGCGAGGGACATTGTTTACAAATATCAAGATGATCCATTGACATTCGAAGTCAAGTCAGGCTTTTTGGAGAGGAGGTCTAAGTTCCTTAAATCATACTCAAAGGGCTTTTACCTACTAACACCAAGTTTTTTGCATGAATTCAAGACACCTGATagaaaaagagatcttATTCCCGTGATGTCTTTATCTCTTAACGACTGCACGGTTGCTGAGCACTCTAAAAAGGGTTCTTCAGAGCATAAATTCATCCTGCATGCCAAGCAGAACGGAATCATTCATAGAGGCCATAACTGGGTTTTTCGAGCGGAGTCTTACGAATCAATGATGATGTGGTTCGAAGacctgaagaagctcactTCAACCTCCAATCCTATGGAGAAGGCCAAATTTGTTACTACAAGACTCAGCCTCGATGCGAACAGAAAGCATCACCAAAGGAACCCTTCGATAAAAGCTTCTGGTGGGAAAACATCGCAACGCATGTCAACCCCTGTGCAAGGAGGCCGCCCAACCAGTTACGGAACTCCTAACCTGGACAATCAAACCAACACAAACACTTCTATATCAATTCCAGACACTGAAATCAACGGTCATCCCATGAACATAAACCAGCCACGAGTATCTCAGGATAGTGGGGAGGGTGCATACAACGGTAATATTTATATTGAAACGATCAGGGATAATGATCACTATCGTGAGAACAAACTAAATTCGCCAAGGTCTCAATAG
- a CDS encoding KLTH0G09966p (conserved hypothetical protein) yields MGRESVQKSGFIRHRAFHGLLKRGSSKGSMKTNNAFKGYRKWWKCSPKELKPDPKHRSGHRVIYGAEISVAAALVLCFAMLMLLLMVKEVGLTTRHCARWEFWTLLASGGRSSVIRLARDAGSRILQWI; encoded by the coding sequence ATGGGCAGGGAATCCGTCCAAAAAAGTGGGTTTATACGTCACAGGGCTTTTCATGGACTTTTAAAGCGGGGAAGCAGCAAGGGTAGCATGAAAACAAACAACGCGTTTAAGGGATACAGAAAATGGTGGAAGTGCTCCCCGAAGGAACTAAAACCGGACCCCAAGCACAGAAGTGGCCATAGGGTTATTTATGGGGCAGAGATATCAGTTGCGGCGGCCCTCGTATTGTGCTTTGCGATGTTGATGCTGCTATTGATGGTGAAAGAAGTGGGGCTAACAACGAGACACTGCGCCAGGTGGGAATTTTGGACTCTCCTTGCAAGCGGTGGACGAAGCTCAGTGATCCGACTGGCACGCGACGCGGGATCTCGTATCCTTCAATGGATATAA